One stretch of Croceibacterium atlanticum DNA includes these proteins:
- a CDS encoding ribokinase, with translation MAVQVAGSINVDLIQSVELLPRPGETVLALSSSRLPGGKGANQAVAAARMGAATNMIAAIGDDENGQWMRSKLAADNVHVGGIATLPGQATGTAYIAVDRKGENQIIVASGANARLAPLDVEYAAAEADILLAQLEIPIETVLAFFTAPSAESRIRILNAAPARPEASSLFAHTDILIVNEHELAVYLGLDGELSHADRARAARGLISRPDQIVVVTLGAQGALAVRMDDELHVPAAKVTPVDTIGAGDCFTGALAALIDGGLAVADALPLANIAAALCTQQHGAIPAMPTRSDVDRFLAATSEAS, from the coding sequence ATGGCCGTGCAGGTCGCAGGTTCCATCAATGTGGACCTGATCCAGTCCGTCGAACTTCTGCCGCGTCCGGGTGAAACCGTGCTCGCACTTTCCTCCAGCCGCCTGCCCGGCGGCAAAGGCGCGAACCAGGCGGTTGCCGCGGCGAGAATGGGCGCTGCGACCAATATGATCGCGGCGATCGGCGATGATGAAAACGGCCAGTGGATGCGCAGCAAACTGGCCGCCGACAATGTTCATGTGGGCGGCATCGCGACCCTGCCCGGCCAGGCAACCGGCACCGCCTATATCGCGGTGGACCGGAAGGGGGAGAATCAGATCATCGTTGCCTCCGGCGCCAATGCCCGGCTGGCGCCGCTGGACGTGGAATACGCCGCTGCGGAAGCGGATATTTTGCTGGCCCAATTGGAAATACCGATCGAAACTGTGCTTGCCTTCTTCACGGCACCGAGCGCGGAAAGCCGCATCCGAATACTCAATGCGGCACCTGCCCGACCGGAAGCGTCAAGCCTGTTCGCACACACCGACATACTGATCGTGAACGAACATGAACTGGCAGTCTATCTTGGCCTTGATGGCGAATTGTCACATGCGGACAGGGCGCGTGCCGCGCGCGGATTGATAAGCCGGCCCGATCAGATAGTCGTCGTAACGCTGGGCGCGCAGGGCGCGCTGGCCGTGCGCATGGACGATGAACTCCACGTTCCCGCCGCGAAGGTGACGCCGGTGGATACGATCGGCGCGGGGGACTGTTTCACCGGCGCGCTGGCCGCGCTGATCGATGGCGGGCTCGCAGTGGCGGATGCGCTCCCCCTCGCCAATATTGCAGCGGCCCTGTGCACGCAGCAACATGGCGCAATACCCGCCATGCCCACGCGATCGGACGTGGATCGGTTCCTCGCCGCAACGAGTGAGGCCAGCTGA
- a CDS encoding oxidoreductase: protein MKNWLITGIGGGLGREVALAALERGDRVFGTSRSRESRDSFEALAPGRAFASVLDFSDQSAPARIVADAEERLDTVDLLVNNAGYGLIGAIEEISLDDARALFDVNLFGAVAMIQAVLPSMRARSAGHIVNITSVSGLAPWAGTAIYGASKYALECIGQTLAQEVGPLGIRVTNVAPGGMRTEFAGGSLRVAGKNIDDYADTAHFAKRSLNEGQGNEKGDPARAAAAIIAALEEADAPMHLLLGEDALHYAEDQTDRLRAEMTRWDHYSRSIAFPEDAGA from the coding sequence ATGAAGAACTGGCTGATTACCGGAATCGGGGGTGGATTGGGGCGTGAAGTTGCCCTGGCGGCGCTGGAACGCGGGGACCGTGTGTTCGGCACATCGCGCAGCCGGGAAAGTCGCGACAGTTTCGAGGCGCTGGCGCCCGGCAGGGCCTTTGCGAGCGTGCTCGACTTTTCCGATCAATCCGCGCCGGCAAGGATTGTGGCCGATGCGGAAGAACGCCTGGACACGGTTGACCTGCTGGTGAACAATGCCGGCTATGGCCTGATCGGCGCGATCGAGGAAATATCGCTGGATGATGCGCGTGCGCTGTTCGATGTGAACCTGTTTGGCGCGGTGGCGATGATCCAGGCAGTGCTGCCTTCGATGCGCGCGCGAAGCGCTGGCCATATCGTCAATATTACTTCGGTCAGCGGTCTGGCGCCCTGGGCGGGGACGGCAATCTATGGCGCCAGCAAATATGCGCTGGAATGTATTGGCCAGACGCTGGCGCAGGAAGTCGGTCCGCTGGGTATCAGGGTGACCAATGTCGCGCCCGGCGGGATGAGGACGGAATTTGCCGGCGGATCGCTGCGCGTGGCCGGTAAGAATATCGATGATTATGCGGATACGGCCCATTTCGCCAAACGATCGCTGAACGAAGGGCAGGGCAACGAGAAAGGCGATCCGGCGCGTGCCGCCGCTGCGATTATCGCCGCGCTGGAAGAAGCGGACGCGCCGATGCATCTGCTGCTGGGCGAAGATGCGCTGCATTATGCCGAAGATCAGACCGACAGGCTGCGCGCGGAAATGACGCGCTGGGATCACTATTCCCGCTCCATCGCCTTTCCGGAAGATGCCGGTGCATAA